The DNA region CGCTGTATCTTTCGGAAAAGTAAAACGCCGGATAACCGTTTTATTTCCGACGTTTTGATTTCATTAATTAAAATGTTGGGTGTTCACTCCGAGATTTCGGCCTCGGCTGTTTCAGCCTGTTCTTTTTGGGCCTGTTTGTTGGCCAATTTGTTGGTGTCGATGGTGGCGTGGAAAACGACAAACCGCTGGAACAGGAATTCGGTCACAAAGTTTACAAGCATATTGATAAAAGTTACGAGATATTCATTCCAAAGCAGAGTTTCGACGAGATAATCGCCGAAAATCGTAGAGAGCGGCGTAAAGACACAGTAATAGCCGAACACTTTTAACATCGCGAGCGGCACGTTGTTCGCCGATTTAAAGGTGAAATGGCGATTCAGTGTGAAATTCCAGATGACGGATAATACCAGCGCGATCAGGTAACTGCCCCAGTAACGCAGATGTACGACCTCGTTTAAAAAGGCAAAGCTCGCCATCTGAATCAAACCCGCGCTGATCGAAAACAACAAGAATTTAATCCAGCGCCAGAATTCTTTCATATTTTGATTTTTCATATTGATCCCTAACCTTCCGAACTTCCGATTTAGTTAGCATTATAACACAAAAAACAAAACCGTTAAAGATGAATTTAATCATACATAAACCGCAGGCCACGGCGATTGCCGTGGCCTGTGGTTTGTCGATACGGAGGAATTTATGTTGAAAGCGTTAAAAACAGATCGAATGATCAACCTTTACCGTTGCCGCCGGCGTTGCTGTTTCCGTTATCCGATTGAGCGCCGGACCCATCGGATACGCAGGAAGAAGAGCACGAAGAGCAGTCGCTTGAGCAATCACTGCTGCCTGAGGCAGTACCGGTATTGCTGTTGCCGTTTCCGTTATTGGCGGGCGTGGCCGGAGAAGCGGTTGTGGGATTGCCGTTTTCGGCCTTGTTTTGCTCCTTCTCCTGTTCCTTATCTTGAGTCTCACTGTTTTTATTTTGATTGGCGTTCTGATTCTGATTTTGTTCGGTATAGGTCTCGCCGTTTCCGCTTTCGCCCAGTGTCATGCTCTGGGTTTGGGTTTTGGTCTGTTCGGCGGTTTGGGCTTTGATGGCGTTGCGGATGCGCTGGAGCGCGTCGGCATTGTCGGCGTTGCCCTGACCGTTGCCGTTGCCGTTGTTGCCGACGGCGTTGCCGTTTTGGTCAAGCATCTCTCCGGCGGCCGCGATGATCTCGCTGACCTTGGCGTTCTTATATTGATCAACCGTGACGGTGGGATCCAATGACTGCAGCACTTCGATCAATCTGTATTTTCCCGGAGACACGCCGGATTCCCGGGCCTGTTGGGCGAATTTTAATGAAATAGCGTCGGTGTAAACGACCGCAGTCGTCTCGCCCTTGTTCAACGTCAAAGTGATGGTGTTTTCGCAGGTGGCTTGGATCTGTGCGGCTGTCTGTTCATTGTTGGATTCGGCGGTGACAGCAATGACCGAAGAGCCGTCGTCCATGATGTAGCCCTGTTCATCTGCCTGTTCCACCAGATTGCTTACCGCATCTTCCAGGGACTGGTGTATAACATTGGTTCCGGCCAGCAGCTGTTCGCCGTCATCGTTATAGGCAAGCGCCGTGACGACTTGATCGAATGCGTTGATACCGAGTTCCACACTGGGGTTGACGTCAAAACTGACGTAATTGAGCGGGGTGTTGTAGAAGACGAATCCACCGACCGCAAGCAGTGCACAGGCGGCGACGGCGGAGAGCGCCCCAATCATTTTTTTCATAAACGGATTCTCCTTTTTGACGGTTTCGGTGCGGACAGTTCCCATGCGCTCATATTCCGATTTCGCAAGCTCCGTCCGAACGAAGGCCATCGTTTTTTCTTTCAGGGCCGCTTCGGCTTTGATTTGGTTTAAATCATCCTTAAAGGAATTCATTCGAGTTCACTCACTTTCTTCTTTAGGCGGGTCTTTGCGCGCCGGAGCAGGGAATAGACCGTGTTTTGGTTTTTCTGCATGATCTCGGCGATTTCCGGAATGGGTCTGCCCTCGTAATAATGCAGATAGATCAGTTCTTTCTGATCCGGGGGCAGTTCCAGCACCGCTTTGGTCACTTCGCTCTGTTCCGGAAGTTCATAGGGGAGTTCCCGATCTTCAATGCCGACCACGTTTTTGCGCCAAAAGCTCTTGTGCAGGTCCTTGCATTTGTTGAATGCCACGCGGCATAACCAGGCCTTTTGATG from Oscillospiraceae bacterium includes:
- a CDS encoding sigma-70 family RNA polymerase sigma factor, translating into MSQLSGTNDTITAAIEKYSDMVRRICFLYLKNDADVEDVFQEVFLKFFQNFDTFESEEHQKAWLCRVAFNKCKDLHKSFWRKNVVGIEDRELPYELPEQSEVTKAVLELPPDQKELIYLHYYEGRPIPEIAEIMQKNQNTVYSLLRRAKTRLKKKVSELE
- a CDS encoding GtrA family protein, yielding MKNQNMKEFWRWIKFLLFSISAGLIQMASFAFLNEVVHLRYWGSYLIALVLSVIWNFTLNRHFTFKSANNVPLAMLKVFGYYCVFTPLSTIFGDYLVETLLWNEYLVTFINMLVNFVTEFLFQRFVVFHATIDTNKLANKQAQKEQAETAEAEISE